In the genome of Bacteroidota bacterium, the window AACTCGGGTTTTGTAGAGTGTGCGGACACATCTACAACTATACTTTTGATCACACTCTCATTGCCTACACTCAGGCGTACGAAAATTCCCTTCACTTCTCTCCCCGCTTTCAACGCTTTGCGGAAGAGTTGGCAAACGATCTCATCGACAGATACAATTTGCACAACAAAACCGTCATCGAAATCGGGTGTGGAAAGGGAGATTTTTTGAGAATGATGTGTGAGATTGGCGGCAACCAAGGCATCGGATTTGACGAGAGTTTTCAGCCGGATTTGTTGGAAGAAAATACTGGACGTTTTGCCGTCATCAGGGACTTTTACTCCGAGAAGTACTCCTGCTACAAACCGGATTTTGTCTGCTGCCGTCACGTTCTTGAACACATTTCTTTTCCGGCGGAGTTTCTGAAGAACATTCGGGAGCTCATACCGCCCGAATGCCCGCTTTACTTTGAAGTCCCGAACATGCTCTCGACGCTGCACGATCTTGCCATCTGGGATCTGATCTACGAACATTGTTCGTACTTCACACCGCAATCGCTGGAATACCTCTTCACATCAAGCGGTTTCGAAGTACTGAGGGTGGAAGAAAAATACAACCGGCAATTTCTCGGCATCGAGGCCAGGCCCGCAACGCAGCTCGCCCGATTCACACAAATGAACGACACCAGCATGGCGAATCTCTTTCATCTCATTAGTTCTTTCTCCGACAACTACAACAAGAGAATCGCAGAATGGCTAAGGCGTTGGGCAGATTGGAAGCACAAGCGCATCGTCGTGTGGGGCAGCGGTTCCAAAGGAGTTACATTTCTCAACGTTCTGCGTCCCAACGTTGAATATGTTGTGGATGTGAATCCGCGCAAGCAGGGAATGTTCACAGCCGGAACGGGCCAGTGCATCGTCGCGCCGGAGTTCCTGGTTGACTACAAGCCCGACGTTATCATCGTCATGAATCCGATTTACGAAGAGGAAATTCGCGGCAAACTGCTGCAGATGGGACTGGTCGCAACTACTGCGGTTGCCTGAATCCTGGGTTTGTTATCTACTAAAAGGACGAAGCACATGAACGACACGATCGTTTTGGCGGCATTTTATCTTTATCATTTAGAAAATGAACCGGCGTATCGTCATCATCAGCAAACCCGGGAACGTTGAGGGGATATGGAAGATGGCGACGGCATCGATCGACAAACTGACTTGATAATCTTCACGGAAGTATGAAGAGTTTATTCAGCAACTCAACAACACGCTTGCGCTTCGATCGCAACGAACTCTCCGGGAGCTTCGGCGATATCGGAACAGACGTTCCGCTCATCGCGGGAATGATCATCGCCTGCGGACTTGATACAGCGAGCACGCTGGTGATGTTCGGGCTTATGCAGATCGCGACAGGCCTTCTCTACGGACTGCCGATGCCCGTGCAACCGCTGAAAGCAATGGCAGTGTTGATGATCGCCCAGAAATTGGATGGCAGCATACTGTACGGCGGCGGACTTGCCATCGGTGTTCTGATGATGGTTTTGACCGTGACCGGCCTTCTGGAATGGCTGGCAAAGTTGATTCCCAAAACCGTTGTTCGAGGCATTCAATTCGGCCTCGGCCTGTCACTCGCTTCGCTTGCCCTCAAGAACTACATTGTTGCAGATGCCACAGCGGGCTACGTTCTGGCGGCAATCAGCTTCATCATCGCCCTTTTTTTGATGGGGAATAGAAAATATCCTGCCGCCTTGTTCATCATTGTGACGGGCTTCGCGTACGCGTTCTTCTTCACAATCGACTTCACGACAATTGCCGGAGGCATCGGGCTCGCGTTGCCGGGAATTCACACCCCGGCAATGAATGACATTCTTCAAGGACTTCTGTTGCTTGCGCTTCCACAGCTTCCGCTCTCACTCTCGAATTCCGTCATCGCAACGCGTCAAACAGTATCCGATTTTTTCCCCGAAAGCCCGTTGACCATCAAAAAGATCGGACTCACGTATTCGATCATGAATCTCGTTCTCCCCTTTTTCAACGGCATCCCGAACTGTCACGGAGCCGGCGGATTGGCTGGCCACTATACATTCGGAGCAAGAACAGGCGGCTCGGTGATCATCTACGGCTCGCTGTATCTGGTTCTCGGACTTTTTTTCAGCGATAGCTTCACGGAAGTGTTGAAAGCTTTTCCGTTACCAATTCTTGGTGTAATTCTTCTGTTTGAAAGTCTGTCATTGATGGTATTGATGAAGGATATCACGGCCTCGAAATCCGATCTCTTCATTTGCCTGCTCGTTGCACTCATGGCCTTCGGCCTGCCCCACGGATATGTGATCGGGCTTGTCGTGGGGACGGTTGTGTGGTATATGATGCGGAAAGGAATTCTTCGGAAGGAGTGACAGCCGTTTGTGTAGAAGGCAAATTGTTTTCGAATTCGAAAATGGGTAGAGTATTCAGGAGCATACTATTTTTCGGACCTCAATCCCGATGCATCTCATCTCCTTCAACAATTCAACCGACCATCACCGCGATCAGATGGCGTCGCTTCTTGTTGATGCGTTTGCCCGGTTTGAGTCGGGCTGGAAGAACGCCGACTCGGCGCAGGCGGAGGTCGGGACATTCAACGCGAAGGATCGTCTCGCCTGGCTTGCCCTTGAAGGCGATACTCTCGTCGGATGGATCGGGGCGATTGTCTGTTCGAAGCATTTGTGGGAATTACATCCGCTTGCGGTTCATTCCGATCATCAGCGGAAAGGAATCGGCAAGGCACTTGTCCAGCGACTTGAGTTCGAAGCACGGCAGCGGGGTGTTTCCACAATCATGCTCGGCACGGATGACGATTTCGGCGGCACGTCGCTGTACGGCAAAAACCTCTATCCCGATGTGATCGGGCATCTGAACACGATCCAATCCGTGAACAATCATCCGTTTGAATTTTATCGTGCCCTCGGCTACTCGATCATCGGCATTATTCCCGACGCCACCGGGCCGGGCCGCCACGACATATTAATGGCCAAGAGAGTCTCATAGAAGAAACAGGAATCGGAGATGTTGTGTATGAAGTTGATCACTATTGCAGTTCTGATCTGTTCATTCCCTGAAGCAGGAAGCGCCCAAGAAATATCCGCATCGACTGAACGGCCGTGGAGCGTGAAGCAACTCGTTGAACATCACCTCTCAACCAAAAAGAACGTCGCCGTTCGGGATGTGTACAAGATGCTGTATCACGCACATTTCGGAGTCGAGCATCTTCTCACGGATACGGCAGGCATTCGTTCGTACCTGCTGCGGGAATTGGGATCGATGTCGGCTACGCCGGAGAACGAGCCGCTTGCGGAACGCATCTCGACCACCAACACAATGGTTCGTATCAATCTCCGCCCCTTCACAGCACGGAACCTTGACCCGGAGCTGCTCGTAAAGGCAATGTTCGCATCAGCGGCTGAAACGACACCCGATACATTCCAGTTTCGTCGGGAGTGGAACATGTATGTTGACCTTGTGCGGTACGGCTTTCTGGATTTTCCGATGAACGAGGTACATGAAGTCAGCCGCCTGATTGAGGAAAAGGGCATCGTTCCCGTTCATCATAGCGAAGCATACCGGGAGGCAAATCATCCGGCCTACAGGGTTGTACAACGCAGGGTGTTTGAGCGTCTGTTCGGCGATTAACCGGCTCGCTGCAATGATGTTGTTGCATCTCTCTTTCCGCCTCTGTAATTTTAACCATGAAACGGTTCTTGACATCCGTTCTCCTCTTCTCATCAACAGGCCTGTTGGCGGGCAGCAAGATTGACGCCCGTCTTGCAGAAGTTCTTCGATTTCTTCCACCCGACGAAACGACTGTCGCGTGGATCTTTTTCACGGACAAGGGTTCGCAGGAAATCTACAAATCCGCTGTACCCCGGTCGGTTGTTTCTCCCCGGTCTTTTTTGAGAAGATTGAAGGCCCGCCCGACGGAAACGGCGGTTGACTATACAGATCTCCCGGTCGAACAGCGTTATATTGAACAGCTTGCCGCTCATGGTATTTCGATCCGTCAGACATCGAAGTGGTTCAACGGCGCAAGCGTACGTGGGACGAAAGAACAGCTTGCACAGATTGAAGCTCTTCCGTTCGTCCGAAGCATTGAATTGCTTTCACGGTTCAGGAGAGATCGCATTGAAGAACAGCAGGAAATACCAACCCTGCTGTCATCCCAACCATCGACTTCCGGTTTGGCAACGAATTTTGATTACGGATTGTCGTTCGGCCAGTTGAATCAGATCAACGTACCGGCCGTTCACACCATGGGCAATTACGGGCAGGGAGTTATCATTGGATCGTTTGACAACGGGTTCCGTCTGCTCAATCACGAGGCATTCGACACGCTGCGGACACGCATCGTTGCCACGTATGATTTTGTTGACAAGAAGATCAGCGTTGTGCCGAACAATCCCGATCCCTCATTCGGTGCACATGGCATTGTCACGCTTTCGGCGCTTGCCGGCTTCAAGCCGGGCGAGTTGATTGGGCCGGCGTTCGGCGCAAGCTTCATTCTCGCACGAACGGAAAACGACAGCAGCGAAACACCGATCGAAGAAGACTATTGGGTCGCGGCTATCGAGTGGGCGGACAGCATCGGAGTAGATGTTACATCAACTTCGCTCGGATATCTCACCTACGATCCGCCCTATACAAGCTGGACGTGGGAAGATATGGATGGCAACACCACGGTAATTACCCGCGCGGCCGACATGGCGGTGAGCAAGGGCATCGTGGTGTGCAATTCGGCGGGCAACAACGGCTTTAACGCGGCACGCAACACGCTAAACGCCCCGGCTGATGGCGATAGTGTTCTCTCAATCGGAGCGGTAAATGCCGACGGCAACCGGGCCAGCTTCAGTTCCATGGGCCCGACAACCAGCACTCCCCCACGCATCAAGCCCGATGTGATGGCTCAAGGTTCGTCGGTGCGTTGCGCCAGGCCGACTGATCCGACACAATACACGTACTCCGGCGGAACATCCCTCTCTTGCCCGCTTGCCGCAGGCGTCGCCGCCCTGCTGATTCACGCGAAACCGACAGCAGGCCCGCTCGAAATTATGAACGCACTGAAGGAAACTGCCAGCAACGCAAGCTCTCCGAACAATCAAATGGGGTGGGGAATCTTGAATGCCCACCACGCGATCACAAGTGTCCGTGGATCCGGCACCGCGCCCGGTACGTTTGTGTTGTACCCGAACTATCCTAATCCGTTCAATTCGGGAACAACAATCCGTTACGATATCGGAGAATCGAGCCACGTAACGTTGACTGTCTACAACCTTCTCGGGCAGCAAGTCAGAACCCTGTTCAGCAATCCTGAGACACAAGGTGTGAAGACTGCATTTTGGGATGGAGCAACCAACAGCGGCATTTCCGCGGCAACCGGAACATACTTTTACAGGCTCGTGGTAATTACATCGTCGGGTACATCCTACGCTGAAACACGTAACCTGACGTTACTCAGATGATTTTTTCAGCACTTCAGGGAATCAGCTTCCTTGATTCTCAATAATAGCTTGAGTATACTCAACGCATTCAAACCATCTCATCCATAAAAATAAGGAAAGGAGCAATGATGAAGATTGCTCGCCTATTGGCATCACTTGTTAGTGTCGTGATGTTCTCACTACCCGGGTTTGCGGCAGACAAGACGGGCCCGAAACTTACCGCGGCGTTCACCGCCTTGAACGACAACGATCAGATTCTCGCGTGGGTGTTTTTTACCGATAAAGGATCGAGGGAACATCTCCGCTCAGCAGTGCCGCTCGATGTCGTGTCGCCCCGTTCAATTCAGCGTCGGTTGAAAGTCAGGGCTGCGAACAATGTTGTGGATTACACAGATCTTCCCGTTGAGCAGCAGTACGTTGAACAGATTGCGCAGCAGGTAGTACTGGTCCGGCAACAATCAAAGTGGTTCAATGCCGTAAGTGTGCTTGCAACCAAAGCCCAGCTTCGAAACATTGAATCTCTCCCCTTCGTGAGCAGCCTCGAATTGCTGTACCGGGCAAAAACCAACCGTGAACTCGAACAAGAGATTCCGGATACCGACTCGCCGGAGGGTCATGGTGGTGGTGGCGGAAACCAGATTTACAGTTTCAACTACGGGACATCGCTCAACCAGAATCAACAAATTAACGTCCCGGCTTTGCATGACATTGGGAATTTTGCCCAAGACGTGATCGTCGGGGTGTTTGATAACGGATTCCGGTTGCTCACGCATCAGGCGTTCGACACGCTACGCCCGCGTATTATCGGAACATATGACTATGTCGATAAGAAAGTGAGCGTTGTCCCCAACAATCCAAGCTCGAGCTTCGGCTCGCACGGAGTCAACACGCTTTCTACGATAGGCGGATTCAGAGAGGGGCAACTTATTGGCCCGGCGTTCGGGGCAACGTTTATTCTTGCCAGAACAGAGAATGACAGCAGCGAGACTCCGTTTGAAGAGGACAACTGGGCCGCGGCAATTGAATGGGCGGATAGTCTCGGCGTTGAGGTGACCAGCACGTCGCTCGGCTACAATACATACGATCCGCCCTACCCGAGTTGGACATGGCAGGATATGAACGGTAACACCACCGTTATCACCCGCGCGGCAGATATGGCAGTCAGCAAGGGCATCGTCGTGTTGAACTCAGCCGGAAATTCCGGAAGCTCAAGCGTCAACACTCTTGGTGCACCCGCCGATGGTGACAGCGTTCTGGCAATCGGGGCAGTGACATCGAGCGGAACCAGGTCGAGTTTCAGTTCGGTCGGGCCGACGACGAGCGTTCCGCCGCGTATCAAGCCGGATGTGATGGCTCAAGGTTCGAGTGTAAGAGTAGCAAGCGCAACAAATGCGACGGGGTATGGAAGCTCATCAGGAACATCCTTCTCCTGCCCGCTCGCGGCCGGTGTTGCGGCTCTAATTGTGAAGGCCCGCCCGAACGCCACGCCTGTGCAAATCGGCGATGCAATGCGTTCGACGGCAAGCAACGCTTCATCCCCCAACAATCTGATGGGTTGGGGAATTATCAATGCGGTTGCTGCTATCAATGCCCTGCCCCTGACAAGTGTCGACAACCGGGAAACTCAACCGGATGGTTTCATGCTCGAACAGAATTACCCGAATCCGTTCAACCCGGCAACAACAATCCGGTTTACACTTCCTGCAAACGGATTGGCAACACTGAAAGTGTTTGATGTATTGGGACGTGAAGTTGCCACACTTCTGAACAATGATATGCAGGCAGGCACTCACCAGCTGACACTCGATGCGAGCAATTTTTCCTCCGGCACATACTTCTACAAACTACAGTCCGGCAGCAACGTTGCTGTCAAGAAACTGATGGTCGTAAAATAATCTTCTGACGAGGTGTCCCGTTTTCGGGCGGGACACCCTTCTTCTAACCAATTCTACTGCTATTTCTCATACACATCTTCTTTCGCCCCGACGTTCATTCATGGAGGATACCATGCGTACGTATTCCTTTGCTTTGACAATTCTTCTGGTTTTCGTTTGTCTGTCTGCAAACAGTCAAACAACCTTTACAGATGTGACTGCAACTGCGGGAACCGGCTTGGGGGACGGTACTGCACGCGGATTCAGTTGGGTGGATTTTGACAATGACGGCTTGCTCGATTTGTTCATTCCAACAGCGGGAAATGTTCCCAACAAAGTTTATAAAAACAACGGCGACGGGACGTTTTCGGAAATCGCTGCCGCTCTCGGTCTGAACGATATGGCGAATACAATCACCTGCTCGTGGGCTGATTTTGATAATGACGGCGACCTTGATCTCATCACAACAGCTACGGCGGCAGCGACCGTGTTGTGGCGAAACAACTTCTTCCCTGGCGGCGACACTTCATTCACCAACATCACGGCAAGTTCGGGCATTGCAATGAGCGGAGCACAAATGCCTGCATGGGCCGATTACAATTTGGATGGATTTCTTGATGTGTATTCTCCTATTTCAAACTCCTCTGTCTCATCGGATGCGTTGTATCGGAACAACGGCGACGCCACGTTCACGAATATGGCCGACAGTGCAGGAGTAAATCACCAGGTTTCCGGAATCCTCGAACAGGCGGTTCATTGGGGTGACTTCAACAAGGATGGCTACGCTGATTTATTTATCGGGAATTTGCAGACTGGCGGACCCAGCTTCTTCCATCGCAACAATGGCGACGGCACATTCACAGAGATCGCTGCTTCACTCGGATTTCAGGGTGCGGCACGCGGCTCACAGTGGGTTGATTACAATAATGACGGCTTGTGGGACTACTCGGTTGCAGGATACGCGGGAGGAACGAATGCCGTTCCGGTCAAGCTCTACCGCAACAACGGCGACGGGACTTTCACTGACGCGGCAGCCCAGGCAGGGATCACGGATGCCGTTATTTCTTGGGGAGTGACGTGGGCGGATTTCGATAATGACGGATATGAGGATTTCTTTGTTACCGTGTCAGGACAAAGTACTTCGTGCCTGCTCTATAAGAATAACGGAGACGGCACGTTTACGAATGTTACATCGCAGGCCGGACTTCCCGCCTTCGCTCAACTCAGCGCAGCATGGGGCGATTATGATAATGATGGGGATATGGATCTGTACACATCGGGCGCTGCCTCGGCGGGCAACCATCTCTTCAGAAACAACTCCGACACGACAAACAAATGGCTGAAGGTGAATCTGGCAGGCTCGACTGCCAATCGGTTTGGTGTCGGTGCCCAAATTGAAGTGTACGCAGGCTCGCTTCGCATGATGCGTGAAGTAAACACGGCAATCGGATACCGTTCACAGAATATGCTGACTGCTCACTTCGGACTTGCCGGCAACACGCTTGTGGATTCCGTTGTTGTACGTTGGCCGAACCAGCAGCAAACCAGAACTGTTCAGAGGAATGTTCATGCCAATCAAGTTCTTACGCTGACAGAAATCCCCAGCCAGCATGTTGAAGAACTAAACAGCCCGTTAATGTGGCGCCTTAAGCAAAACTATCCCAATCCCTTCAATCCTTCGACGCAAATCACGTTTACTATACCTGCCCCAGGCAGTGTCCGGCTGAGAGTATTCGATATTCTTGGAAAGGAAGTTGCGGTATTGGTTCATGAAACAAAGGCAGCGGGAACTTATACAGTTTCATGGAACGCGAAAGCTCTCGGAAGCGGTGTTTATTTCTATCGGTTGGAAGGCAGCGGTGTTGTTCTGGCAAAAAAAATGCAGTTGTTAAAATAAGAAGTTGACATTGCAGTTTGCAATGTGCATATTCGTGTAGAATCCTCTGCCTCTATCGGATTGCCGCGTAGTCGCCTTGGGGACATCGGTCTGGTTTCTCCATTCTGGTCATTATTACAACATCCTTGAGTATTCCAACGGCGTGGATCTTTGCGCAACAGAAGGGCAACATGTGCAACGCACACTCTGCCTCCGGAATCGTCATTTCATCTTCACTCTCACAATCACCCTAACCATTCACCAAATCTAAGGAGGCTTCATGTCTCGTAGGTTGCTATTTTCTTGGTGCATCGTTCTCAGCTTTGTTGTCCTGGGAACGTCGTTCGCGCAGGATTATTCCGCAATGTGGAATAATGCAAAGCGAATGAAACTCGGTCTCGATGCATCTCCTGCCCGTCCGATTCAATCGGAAGGACAGGCAACAATGAACCCGCTCAGTCCGCCGAACACGCCGGACATCCAGGTATTCAATCCATCGAACTTCTGGCAGAGCGAGAATTCCATCGGCATCAACTACTCAAACCCGAGCCAGTTGATGGTTTCGACAAATGGCCAGATTCCGGGTTCGAATCCGGTTGTTCAACAGCCATGGGCGTTCAGTACCGATGGCGGTGTGACATGGCCGGCATCCATGCAAAGCGAAGCCATCCCCCCGGGCATTGTGGATTGCTTTGGTGATCCGGTTGCCTTCTTCGATGTTAGCGGACGAGCATATTACTCCACTCTCGGTTCTCCCGGCGGAATCTATTTTGTTTCCACAACAAACTTCGGCGCTACATGGAGCGCCCGTTCGAATGGCGACAATCTGAACAGTACAAATGATGACAAGCAGCACGCGGCGGCAGATTTCTCCGGCACATTTCCAAACAACATCTACACGGCTTGGACAGATTTTGGAGTGACAGGAACACCTATTCAGTTCTCGCGTTCCACCAATCAGGGTCAGACCTGGCTGCCCCGTGTTGCTCTTCCGATCGGCTCAAACCGCGGACAGGGAGTACACATTGCCACCGGCCCCAACGGTGAAGTGTATGTCATGTGGGCACACTACACAACCGGCACTGCCGAAGTCGGCATCGGCTGGGCGAAGTCAACCGATGGTGGTGCCACGTTCAATACGCCTGCGATTGCTTTTCCGATCAATGGCGTGAGAATCTCCAACGGCGGAATTCCAGCAATCAACAATGTTCGTACAGCCAGCTTCCCGTATCACGATGTCGATCGCTCCAACGGCCCGCGCCGCGGATGGGTGTATGTTGTCGTCCCGGAACTGGATGTTGCGAATACCGGACAGGCGGACATCTATTTCTACCGCTCGACCAATGGCGGAACTACTTGGAGTTCTCGATCGAAGGTCAATGGTCCTGACGTCCAGGCCGGCAAATGGCAGTTCATGCCATCCATCGCAGTCGACCCGACAACGGGCGGCATTTCCATCAGCTACTACAGCATGGATTCGGTCGGCACCAACTTTATGACCAACCGGTACATGGCGTACTCCGTTGACGGCGGCGACACGTGGGATAACTTTGTTATCAGCGATGTGCGCGCCCTCTGGGCTCCGCAGCTTACACCGAGCACAAACACGACTTACAACGGCGATTATTACGAAACCGTTGCTATGAACGGCAAAGCTTGGGCAACGTGGACTGACAGGCGTCTCGGCGCAGCCGGCACAAACAATAGGGCATACGTCGGCATCGTGACCTACGCCGAGAACTTTGGCTGGGTCCGAGGCACTGTTTCCAACCTTACGGGCGGTGCGCCTCTGCAGGGAGTTGCTATTGATTTTGTGCAGAATGTCTTGCAGCAGGGAGCAACTACGGCCGCAAATGGCTCATACCTTGCAGGAGCGCAGGTTGACACGCCCGGCACGACGGCAAACCTGACGCTGCGAGGACGGAAGTTCGGATTTGTGGACACGACCATTGCAGTGACATTGACCCGTTTCGACACTCTTACGCGCAACTTCTCGATGCGACCTGCACCGAGCGGAACCCTGAGTGTGCATTCACGCCACCCCAGCGGAAATCTTCGCTCGTATGTGGAAGTGAAATTCGGGGGAACCACCGTTGCGAGCGATTCGACAAATGCAACTACCGGGTTGTTCTCGACGACTCTTCCTACAGGCACCTACAGCGTCATGGTTGATGCGCCTCCTCCCTATCGGACCTTGAACTTCCCGAGCGTCGTAATCAACTCAGGCGCCACAACAAACGTGGATGCCCTGACGCGGGCGGTGTTTGAGTTTACACCGACTGCGGTTCGCGATACACTGCCTGTCGGCGGATCCCGTGTCAAAAACCTGACGATCGCCAACACAACACCCGATTCGGTACAATATCGAATTACTGACGATAATGCACTGCGCATCAAAACGCGGACAATAGACTACAGTCTGCCTTCAGTGAAACGCAGCATGGAGATTCAGAACACTCGCGCAACGCCTAAGGGTCAGATGGATCCGGAACCTCCGGGGACCGATTCTCCCGATGGCCGCGGCGGCCCGGACGCGTTCGGATATCAGTGGGTCGATTCCGATGAACCGGATGGACCGGTATTCGATTGGTTCGATATCTCGACAATCGGTACGCAAATCACAGTCATGACCTCGGGAACCCTGGATGATGGCTTTGCTACCATTCCGTTCCCGGCATCGTTCCCTCTGTATGGCAATTCATATTCTTCCATAAATGTGGGTACGAACGGGTTTATCAATTTCGGAACAGGATCAACATCGTTGTCGAACGGGGCTATTCCCTCAACCGCTGTACCCAACAATGCTATTTACGGGTTCTGGGATGACCTCGACTTCCGCACGAGCGGCAAGCTTCTGTACTATCACGATGTTGCAACCGGACGTTTTATCGTCCAGTTTGACAAGGCGCCACGGTTTGGCACAACAGCTGTCGATACACTGACGTTCCAAATCATCATGAAACCGAGCGGCGAAGTGCTGATTCAATTCCTGCGCGTCGTCGGAACAGTGTTGAACTCCGGAACAATCGGTATCGAAAACGAACCAGGCACGGTCGCATTGCAAGTGGTCAACAATGCGATCTATGTCAAGAACAATCTTGCCATCCGCATCTACCTGCCCGATGCTCCCTGGATCAGCGAGAACCCGTCGTTTGGCAAGATCCCGCCAAACAGTAACCAGATCATTCAATGCACATTCAATGCTACCGGCCTTCTGGCGGGCACTCAGTACAACGCGAACCTCTTTGTCGAGGCAACGCATCCTGATGTGGCTGCCCCGTTCGTTGTCCCGGCCAGCCTGAAGGTGAACGCGGCAGATTCTGCAGTAATGAATCTGAGCAAGACAAGCATTACCTATCCGGCAACGCAGGTGAACACCAGCCGTGCGGACAGTCTCTATGCACGTAACGGCGGGGCGCTCCCGTTGGTGATCAGTTCCATCACCAGCAACAGCGCCCGCTATGTGGTCACACCGGCAAGCGCGAATGTTCCTTCCGGTGATTCGGTGAAGATCCGGGTTACGTACACGCCAATTGCAGTCGGTACTGATACCGGTCGTGTGATTATTCTCAGCAACTCACAAGGTACGCCGCGACGAGATGTAACTCTGTCGGGTTCAGGCATCGGCGCACCGTCGATCGTAGTGAGTGTTACCACCATTGCCGATACGCTTCAAGTTGGGCAGACAAACACCAAGCAGTTCACCATTACAAACTCCACTGCTCCACCTGTTTCTCCGTTGTATGTCAGCATTACCGATAGCGGTGCGTGGGTCAATGTGACCCCGGCGCTCGATACGCTTGGAGGAAGCCAGACGAAGAACTATACCACTGCCTTCAATGCAACGGGCCTTACGGTAGGCACCTATACAACAAACATCCGCATTGCGAGCAACGATCCTGCAAATCCGCTGAAGATTGTTGTTGCGACATTGCGTGTTGTCGGCGGACCCGTCATCAGCGTCCGTCCTGATTCCGTCGTGCGTACGCTGGCTGCAGGTGCAAGCGGAACCGACACGCTGACCATTCGCAATACAGGTGTCTCGGTACTCAACTGGTCGATGTCGGAAGCACCGGGTGAACCGGCTGATATGAGCAACGCCATAAAGAAATACCATGCGGCATTGCCTCCTGTTCCGAAGGGCGTGGACTTCCCCATGACCGACAGCCCCGATACCTCGGGCGGCCCGGATGCATTTGGCTATCGTTGGATTGACAGCGATTCACCGGGTGGACCAACCTTCGGCTGGATTGATATTTCCACAACAGGCGCTTCGCTCGACTCTGCAAGCGATTGGGTTCCCACCGGCACAAACCGGAAGGGCGATGAGGGTTACTTTGCGGTACGAATGCCATTCTCATTCAACTATTACGGAGTGGCATATGATACACTCTTCATCGGAACAAACGGAAA includes:
- a CDS encoding VCBS repeat-containing protein; translation: MRTYSFALTILLVFVCLSANSQTTFTDVTATAGTGLGDGTARGFSWVDFDNDGLLDLFIPTAGNVPNKVYKNNGDGTFSEIAAALGLNDMANTITCSWADFDNDGDLDLITTATAAATVLWRNNFFPGGDTSFTNITASSGIAMSGAQMPAWADYNLDGFLDVYSPISNSSVSSDALYRNNGDATFTNMADSAGVNHQVSGILEQAVHWGDFNKDGYADLFIGNLQTGGPSFFHRNNGDGTFTEIAASLGFQGAARGSQWVDYNNDGLWDYSVAGYAGGTNAVPVKLYRNNGDGTFTDAAAQAGITDAVISWGVTWADFDNDGYEDFFVTVSGQSTSCLLYKNNGDGTFTNVTSQAGLPAFAQLSAAWGDYDNDGDMDLYTSGAASAGNHLFRNNSDTTNKWLKVNLAGSTANRFGVGAQIEVYAGSLRMMREVNTAIGYRSQNMLTAHFGLAGNTLVDSVVVRWPNQQQTRTVQRNVHANQVLTLTEIPSQHVEELNSPLMWRLKQNYPNPFNPSTQITFTIPAPGSVRLRVFDILGKEVAVLVHETKAAGTYTVSWNAKALGSGVYFYRLEGSGVVLAKKMQLLK